The sequence GGTGAGCGTGAGTCGCAGATCCTGCAGGCGCAGGCCGAGCGGGAGTCGGCGATCCTGCGGGCCCAGGGTGAGGGCCAGGCCATCCAGACCGTGTTCCAGGCCATCCACGACGGGCGCCCGGACCAGAAGCTGCTGTCCTACCAGTACCTCCAGATGCTGCCCAAGATCGCCGACGGCGACGCCAACAAGCTCTGGGTCATCCCCAGCGAGATTGGCAAGGCCCTGGAGGGACTCGGCTCCACGATCAACGACCTGCCGGGCATCCCCAAGGAGGTCGACGGGCCCCGCACGCGGGTGGACATGGGCGCGTCCCAGCCCGACGTCCCGTCGTTGGACGACGAGGAGATGAGCGAGGCACAGGCCGCCGCGCAGGCCGCGATCGAGGAGGCGGGACGAGCCGCCAACCCCGGTCGGGGCAAGGGTGACAACGCCTCCTCCGGCGAGTAGGTGCCGCTGCACGAACTGCTCCTGATCGCGCTGGCCGGGAGCGCCGCCGGGATGATCAACACCATCGTGGGATCCGGCACGTTGATCACCTTCCCGACCCTGCTGGCCTTCGGGGTGCCACCGGTGACGGCCAACATCTCCAACGCCATCGGGATGATCCCGGGCGCCGCCGCGGGGGCGTACGGCTACCGTCGCGAGCTCGCCGGCCAGCGCGACCGGGTCGTGCGCCTCAGTGTCGCGACGCTGCTGGGCGCGATCATCGGAGCAGTACTGCTGCTGGTGCTGCCGGCCTCGGCCTTCGAGGCGATCGTGCCCGTGCTGATCCTGCTGGGCGTGGTCCTGGTGGTCCTCCAGCCACGCATCTCGGCCCGGGTCGCTGCCCGGCACGCGCACCTCGGCGGCCTGCCCGAGCACGGCGCGCGCTGGGTGTGGCCCGCCACCGGCGCCGTCGGCGTCTACTGCGGCTACTTCGGGGCCGCGCAGGGCGTGCTGCTGATGGGCGTCCTCGGCAGCGGCATCGACGACGCCCTGCAGCGCCTCAACGCGGTCAAGAACGTGCTGGCCGCGGTGGGCAACGCCGTCGCGAGCGTGATCTTCGTGGCGGTGGCGGCCGACCGGATCGACTGGTTGATCGCGGCAGTCATCGCGGTCGGCGCGGTGGCCGGGGCCGGGGTCGGGGCCACTGTCGGCCGCCGACTGCCCTCGCCGGTGCTGCGCGCGGTCATCGCCGTCGTGGGTCTCACCGCGGTCGCGGTCCTGCTGCTGGACCGATGAGGTACGCCGGCCGGGCGGCCGGCGTACCGCGGGCTCACCCCTTGCGCGCGAGCGCGAGTGCGGCGATGCCGGCTCCGACCGCACCCAGTGCGATCGCGGACAGGCCGCCGCCGGCCACCCGGCCGACCTCGCCCCGCTGCGCGCCGACCACGCCGGTGGCGACGTCGGCGGCGTCGACGGCCACGCCGATGGCCACCAGGTTGCGCTGAGCCGTGCCGGTGGCGGTCAACGTCGCCGCACCGAGGGCGACCTCCCGCGCACCGAAGAGCCGGGTCATGTAGGGGAGCTGTGGGTTCGCGGACCCGTCGAGCAGGAACAGCTTCGCGGCGAGTCGCGGGGAGAGCAGTGCGACGGCGCCGATGGCGATCCGTCCGAGCGAGAGTCCGGTCACGGGTTCCATGACCGGCAGCCTAGGTGGTTGTTCAGGTGAGGTAGGCGTGCGTCCAGCGCTGGATCTCCTCGTAGGCGAGCGCCCGTGGCTCCGGTCGGGAGAGCACGACGTCGTGCTGCGCGCCGGGCACCGCCGCGTAGGTCACGTGGTGCCCGATCGCGGTGGCCCAGCGGCGGATGTGGGCGACGTCGAGCACGATGTCGCACCGGAAGACGTCCTCGTTCATCTCGGTGGGCCAGGCGCTGCGGTCCGAGGAGAGCACGAGCACCGGTGCGGGCACGTCGAGCCCGGCCCGCACCTGCGCGTGGCCGCGGCGGATCGCACGCAGCCAGCCGTAACGCACGGGGAAGGACTCCAGTGGCTTCCACGCGAGGTCGAAGGCCCACTCGCCCTCGTGGTCGCGGTGCAGGCTGCGTGCGTAGAAGCCCGTCACGTCGCGTTCGAGCTCGCGGAGCGGCTGCAGGGTGCCGAGCTTGTCCAACGCGAAGTCGGCGACCGGACTGCGCAGCCACGGCTTGCCCTGCAGGTCCAGCCACGGGGAGTTCAGCACCAGCCCGGCGAGCTCGGCGGGTCGCCGGCTGTCGGCCCACAGCGCGACCACGAGACCGCCGGTGGAGTGCCCGGACAGGACGACGCGGTCGTGGTGAGCGGTGACCCGCTCCCACGCGGCATCGAGGTCCTCGAAGTAGGTGGCGAGATCGTCGACGTAGGTCGGCGTCTGGTGGGGGCGCAGCGAGCGGCCGTACTTGCGCAGGTCCAGGCCGAACGGATCGAAGCCCCGCTCGAGCCACCAGGCGGCGTACTCGGTGTGGAAGAAGTAGTCGCTGAAGCCGTGGACGTGCAGCATCGCGGCGTCGTGCCGGCGACGCCCGCGGTGGACCAGGGTCGCGACCGCCTCGCCCTCGTCGTCGGGCGCCAGCTCCAGGGTGTCGGCCACCCACGGTGCCCCCAGCACGTCTGCCTGCGTGCCCGGCATCCCCGGCATCCTTGGCATCGGCGTCACCTCCTGTCGCGATGAGCAGGGTACTGGGCGGCGGGAATAGGCTGGCCGCGCAGCCCGTTGGCGATTGGTGACACGTCAACCGAAGTGGGCTCACGCGCACGGAAGGACAGGCCATGGGCATCCAGATCGGCATCTTCAGCGTCGGTGACGTCACGCCCGACCCCACCACGGGCCGGACGCCGACCGAGCACGAGCGCATCCGGGCCACCGTCGAGATCGCCAAGAAGGCCGACGAGATCGGCCTCGACGTCTTCGCCACCGGTGAGCACCACAACCCGCCGTTCGTGTCGTCGGCGCCGACCACCACGCTGGCCTGGATCGGTGCCCAGACCGAGAACCTCATCCTCTCGACCGCCACCACCCTGATCACCACGACCGACCCGGTGCTGATCGCGGAGAACTACGCCAAGCTGCAGCACCTCACCGGCGGCCGGGTCGACCTGATGCTCGGCCGCGGCAACACCGGACCCGTCTACCCGTGGTTCGGCAAGGACATCCGCGACGGGCTGAACCTCGCGATCGAGAACTACGACCTGCTGCACCGCTTGTGGCGCGAGGACGTGGTCAACTGGCAGGGCCGCTTCCGCACCCCGCTGCAGGGCTTCACCTCCACCCCGCGACCGCTGGACGGCGCCCCGCCGTTCGTGTGGCACGGCTCGATCCGCAGCCCGGAGATCGCCGAGCAGGCGGCTTACTACGGCAACGGGTTCTTCCACAACCACATCTTCTGGCCGCCGTCGCACGCGGGCCAGATGATCGACCTCTACCGGCGCCGGTTCGAGCACTACGGCCACGGTGCCGCGGACCAGGCGATCGTCGGCCTCGGTGGACAGTTCTTCATGCGGCCCAACAGCCAGGACGCGTGGAAGGAGTTCCGTCCCTACTTCGACGTCGCCCCGGTCTACGGCCACGGCCCGTCGCTGGAGGACTTCGCCTCGCAGACGCCGCTGACGGTCGGCTCGCCCCAACAGGTGCTCGAGCGCACGCTCGGGTTCCGGGAGTACGCCGGCGACTACCAGCGCCAGCTCTTCCTCGTCGACCACGCCGGGTTGCCGCTCAAGACCGTGCTCGAGCAGCTCGACCTGCTCGGCGAGATCCTGCCGGCCCTGCGCGCTGGCTTCGCCGAGGGACGACCCGACCACGTGCCCGACGCCCCCACCCACGACTCGCTGGCCGCCAGTGCCAGCCAGCGGGAGGAGGTCGACGCATGATCCGCGTCGCCGTCGTCTCCGCCGGGCTCGGTGCGCCGTCCTCGACCCGGCTGCTCGCCGACCTCCTCGGCGAGGCGACCGAACGCGCGGTCGCGGCCCGTGGCGAGAGTGTGGAGACGACCCACGTCGAGCTGCGCCCACTCGCGCGGGCACTCGCCGACCACCTGGTGACCGGTTTCCCGGCCGACGACCTGGCGGCCGCCCTGAGGTCGGTGCAGCACGCCGATGCCGTCATCGCCGTCACGCCCGTCTTCGCGGCCTCGTACTCCGGGCTGTTCAAGACCTTCTTCGACGTCGTCGAGCCGGGCGCCCTGGACGGGACGCCGGTGCTGGTGGCGGCCACGGCCGGAACGGCCCGGCACAGCCTCGTCCTCGAGCACGCGATGCGGCCACTGTTCGCCCACCTGCGCGCCGCACCGGTGCCGACCGGTGTCTTCGCGGCGAGCGAGGACTTCGGGGACGCGGGCGCAGGCGGGGTGACCGGTTCGTTGCAGAAGCGGGTCGACCGGGCGGCGGCCGAGCTGGCCGCCCTCCTCGCGACCGACGCCGGGGCGGCACCGACGCCGCGGCGTCGCAGCGTCGAGGACGAGTTCGCCGACCCGACGCCCTTCGAGACGTTGCTGCGTGGGGCGCGCCAGGGCGACGACGACTGAGGCCGGAACCGGTCCCGCCGCTTCGGGGCGGCTGGCAGGATGGGCAGTCCAGCCACCCGAGAGAAGGGGACCATCCGTGCGCCGTACCGTCTTCGACGAGGACCACGAGGCATTCCGCAAGACCCTGCGCAGCTTCATCGAGTCCGAGGTCGCTCCGCACTACCAGGAATGGTTCGACGAGGGCCTGGTGCCGCGCGATCTCTACCGCAAGCTCGGCGAGCTCGGCGTGTGGGGGATCGAGGTCCCCGAGGAGTACGGCGGCGCCGGCATCGACTCCTTCAAGTTCTCCGCGATCGTGTCCGAGGAGACCACGCGTGCCGGCGTGAGCTTCGGCGGCGCCAGCGCGCACGTGAACCTCTGCCTGCCCTACCTGCTCCAGCTCGGCACCGAGGAGCAGCTGCAGCGGTGGCTCCCCGGGTTCGTGGCGGGCGAGACGATGTTCGCGATCGCGATGACCGAGCCGGGCACCGGCTCGGACCTCGCCGGCATGCGCACGACGGCGAAGAAGTCCGAGGACGGCAGCCACTACGTCCTCAACGGGGCCAAGACCTTCATCACCGGCGGCGTGCACGCCGACCGGGTGATCGTGTGCGCCCGCACGGCGCCGGCCACCGAGGACAACCGCCGCCACGGCATCTCCCTGCTCGTGGTCGACACCACCTCGCAGGGCTACGAGGTCGGCCGCAAGCTGGACAAGATCGGCCTGCGGACCTCCGACACCGCCGAGCTGTCCTTCAGCGACGTCGTCGTGCCCGCCGAGGACCTGCTGGGCGAGGAGCACGAGGGCTTCTCCTACCTGGGGCAGAACCTCCCGCGCGAGCGGCTCGGCATCGCCTTCGGCGCCTACGCCCAGGCGGCCGCCGCGGTCCGGTTCGCGCAGGCCTACACCGAGGACCGCACCGTCTTCGGCAAGCCGGTGGCCTCCTTCCAGAACACCAAGTTCGAGCTGGCTGCGTGCAAGGCGGAGGTCGACGCGGCCCAGGCCGTGGTCGACCGGGCGCTGGAGGCCGAGGACGCCGGTGAGCTGACGGCCGCCGAGGCCGCGTCGGCGAAGCTGTTCTGCACCGAGGTCGCCGACCGGGTGATCGACCGGTGCCTGCAGCTGCACGGTGGCTACGGGTTCATGAACGAGTACCCGATCGCCCGGCTCTACACCGACAACCGCGTCAACCGGATCTACGGCGGCACGTCGGAGGTGATGAAGATGATCATCGCCAAGCAGATGGGCCTCTGACGCGCCACCACGGCCACCCCTGTCCACGGGTGGATGCCGGCCCCCGGGGCCACGGTGGTTGTTGGAACAATGGCCGCCGTGGACGACAGCACCCTCTATCCCTCCGGTCTGCGGCTCGACGGCCGCCGCGTGCTCGTCGTGGGCGGCGGTGAGGTCGCCCAACGCCGGGTGCCCCAGCTGATCGCCGCCGGCGCCGACGTCCACGTCGTCTCGCCGGACGTGACCCCGGCCATCGAGGGTCTGGTGGGCTCCGGCGAGGTCTCGTGGCACCGGCGCGAGTTCGCCGAGGCCGACCTCGCCGAGGCGTGGTACGCCGTCGCGGCGACCGACGACGCCGGCGTCAACCAGCGCGTCAGCGCGGCGGCGGAGCAGCACCGGGTGTTCTGCGTGCGCGCCGACGACGCACAACAGGGGACCGCCTGGACGCCCGCGGTCGGGCGGCACGACGGCCTCACCGTGGCCGTGCTCGGCTCCCGCGAGCCCCGCCGGTCGGCGGCACTGCGCGACGAGGTCGTCGAGGGCCTGCGGGAGGGACGACTCGGGTCGGCTCCCGAGCGGCCGCGCACCGCCGGGGTGACCCTGGTCGGCGGCGGGCCCGGACGTCCGGAGCTGATGTCGATCGCCGGCTACCAGGCGTTGATGGAGGCCGACGTCGTGGTGGCGGACCGGCTCGCGCCCCGCGAGCTGCTCGGGGACCTGCCCGACGACGTGGAGCTCCTCGACGTGGCCAAGCTGCCCCGCGGCCGGTCGGCGCAGCAGGAGGCGATCAACCAGGTCATCGTGGAGCGCGCCCTTGCCGGCAGCCGCGTGGTGCGCTTCAAGGGCGGGGACAACTTCGTCTTCGGTCGCGGCTACGAGGAAGTGATCGCCTGCCGGGAGGCCGGCGTACCCGTCACCGTCATCCCGGGCCTGACCAGTCCCGTGGCCGTCCCGGCGGTCGCCGGGATCCCGGTGACCCACCGCGGCATCACCCACGATTTCACCGTCGTGTCGGGGCACCTCCCACCCGGCCATCCCGAGTCCCTCGTCGCCTGGGACGCCATCGCGCGGATGCAGGGCACCGTCGTGCTGATGATGGCAGTGCACAACGCTCCCGCGATCGCCACGGCGCTGGTCGAGGGCGGCCGCGCGCCGGGCACCCCGGTCGCGGTCGTGTGCGACGGCACGATGCCGACCGAGCGCACGGTGCTCGCGACGCTGGGCACCCTCGCGGACCAGTTGGAGGCCGAGCGGGTGCAGGCCCCGGCCATCATCGTGGTCGGCGAGGTCGTGCGGGTCGCCCATCCCGAGGTGGGCGACTGAGCCGATGGCGACCCTCGTCGACGTCACCGACGCCGCCGACCCGCGGCTCGCGGACTACCGGGACCTGCGCGACGTCCAGCTGCGCAAGCACCTCGAGGCCGAACACGGGCTCTTCCTCGCCGAGGGCGAGAAGGTCGTGCGGCGGGCGGTCGAGGCCGGGCACGAGCCGCGCTCCTTCCTGATGGCGCCGCGTTGGATCGACGGGCTCGCCGACGTCCTCGACCGCACCGATGCGCCGTGCTACGTGGTCTCGGAGGACCTCGCCGAGCAGGTGACGGGCTTCCACGTCCACCGCGGCGCGCTCGCCTCATTGCAGCGGCGCCCACTGCCCGCGGTGGCCGACGTGCTGGCCGGCGCCCGGTCGGTGCTCGTGCTCGAGGACATCGTGGACCACACCAATGTCGGCGCGATCATCCGGTGCGGTGCGGCCCTGGACTTCGACGCGGTGCTGCTCGCACCCCGTTGTGCCGACCCGCTCTACCGTCGCGCGATCAAGGTCGCGATGGGCTCGGTGTTCACCCTGCCGTGGACCCGCGTCCCGGACTGGCGGGCCGCGCTCCCGGACCTGTCCGCGGCCGGGTTCACCACCCTCGCCCTGACCCTGGCCGAGGACGCGGTCCCGATCGAGGAGGCCGTCGCCGACGTGGACCGGGTCGCCCTCGTGCTCGGCTCCGAGGGTCACGGCCTCTCGTCCCACTGGGAACGGTCCGCCGACCGCCGCGCCGTCATCCCGATGGCCGCCGGCGTCGACTCCCTCAACGTGGCCGCCGCGACTGCGATCGCCTGCTACGTGACCCAGCAGCGTTGAGTGCTCACTTCCCTCCGTTGAGTACTCACTTGTTGACGGTCGAGTCAGCACTTCTCAACGGTCGAGTCGGCACTTGCACTCACCAGCGACGCGTCGTGTACGACGCCACGAGGGCGTCGCGCACCTGCTCCAGCCATGCGTCGAGGCGTTCGGCGGTGAAGTCCCCCTCCCTGACCACGATCACGGTCCAGTGGTGCTCGCGCAGCCACTGCCGACGACGCTCGTCCCGCTCGCGCTGCCGCGGAGACCGGTCATGGGCCTCGGCGCCGTCGTACTCGACGCACACGCGGAGGTGCGGGTAGGCGAAGTCGAGCCGATAGGTGGGGACGCCGTCGCGGTGGATCCAGAACTGTGGCTCGGGCTCGGGGAGGCCCGCGTCACGGATCGCGAGGAGGACCCAGCTCTCGCGGTCGGACTCGACCGCGGGGCAGAGGTACTGGATCAGTTCCCGCAGCTGGACGACGCCGCGCCGGCGACGGAAGCGCGGCAGCTCGGCGCGGAGGTCGGCCCTGGTCAGGCCGTGGGTGCGCGCGAGCGAGTTGAGCACGGCCATCGCCTCGCGCCGCTTGAGGTGGCACCCGCAGTCGAGTGCGGTGCGCAACGGCGTCGTGACCCGGAGTCCGGCGAGCACCATCACGTCGCGCGGTGCGAGGTCGCGCGTGCGGCCACGGGCCGCGGTGAGTCGAGTGGGCTGGTGGCCGCGCAGGGCGCAGGTCTCGACCGGCGGCGTACGCCACAACTCGGCGTAGGCGTGGGCGCCCGTGCCGTGCAGCCATGCCGCGGTGCGGTCGACGACCACGTGGTGCTCGGCGACGACGCGGGCGAGCGAGGCGGCCCTGCTGTCGAGGTCGTCGGGCAGGTCGGCGGTGAGGTAGACGCCGCGACAGGTACGGCGGAGGTCACCCTCGGCAACCAATCGTCCGATGAGGCGGTCGGAGTAGCCGCGGGCGAGCAGGTCGGCACGGGTCAGCGGACGTCGGGGGAGGATCGGGGGCATGCCTCCCACGGTCGGCCCGCGGCGCCCGGCCGGCGAGGCGCCGTACGCCGTCCTGTGGAGGAGGGGCTCCTCGTCGGGCCCTGTGGACCCACGGCGGCCCGGGGTGGGACGCGATGCCGGGAAGAAGTGCCGACTCGAGGTGCAACAAGTGAGCACTCGACGAGAAGAAGTGAGCACTCGACCCTGGGTCAGCGGGGGAGGACCTCGGCGAACTCGGCGATGGCGTGGTCGACGGCGGCCTGGCTCGCGGTCGACCAGGGGCCCATGTCGAAGAAGCCGTGGATCTGGCCGGGGTAGGTCGTGTGGCGGACCGGGACGCCGGCGGCCGCCAGCGCGTCGGCGTACGCCGCGCCCGCGTCGCGCAGCGGGTCGAACTCGGCCGTGGCGACGACGGCCGGTGGCTGGTCGGCCAGGTCCCCGCGCAGCGGGGAGAGCAGCGCGTCGGTGGGGTCGAGCTGTCCACCGCCGGAGAGGTAGTGACCGGTGAACCACGCCATCGTGGGGGTGTCGAGGAAGTAGCCCTCGCCGTTCTCGGTCATCGACGGGTGGTCGCCGGCCATGTCGGCGGCCGGGTAGACGAGGAGCTGCGCCGCGATGCCCCCGACCTGCTGTGCCGCGACCGCGGCCAGGTTGCCGCCGGCGGAGTCGCCCGCGACCGCGACGGCGTCGCCACCGCCGAACTCGCCGCGCCGGGCCACCACGTCCCGGACGGCGGCCACCGCGTCCTCGGCCGCAGCGGGGAAGGGGTGCTCGGGGGCGAGCCGGTAGTCCACCGAGACCACCACGGCGTCGGCGCCGCGGCAGATGGCCCGGGCCATGTTGTCGTGAGTGTCGAGGTCACCGATGACGAACCCGCCGCCGTGGAGGAGCACCACGGTCGGGTGCGGCCCGGAGGTCCCGGGGCGGTAGCTGCGGGCCGGGAGGTCCCCGCGGCCGCCGGCCACCGTCGTGTCCACGACCTCACCGACCGGGACCACGGCCTCGGGCGGTCGCATGTCCACGGTCATCCGCCGGAACGCGGACCGCGCGTCCGTCGGCGTCATCTCGTGCAGCGGCGTGCTGCCGTGGATCAGCTCCAGCAGCGGGGCGAGGTCGGGGTCGAGTGGCATGGGGCGACCGTAGCCGAGGTCGGGCCGGCCCCCGCTCAGGTCGCCGGCCAGCCGTCGGGGAAGTCCTCGGCCGCCCGCTCGTGGGCCTTGTGCAGCTTCTTGCGCGCCTTGGTGGGCAGCCGGTCCCCGAAGACCGTGCCGCGGGTGTGGTCGGTCTCGTGCTGCAGGCAGCGTGCGAGCAGCCCGTCACCCTCGAAGTGCACCGGCTCACCGTCCACCCCGGTGCCGTCGACCGCGGCCCAGTCCGGGCGCGCACACGCGGCGAACGCCCCGGGCAGCGACAGGCAGCCCTCCTGGTCGTCGTCGAGATTGCGGTCCGCGCCCTCGGGCAGCGTGAGCACCGGGTTGCAGACCACGCCCACCGTCCGCTCGCCGCTCTCGTCGGGGCAGTCGAAGACGAACACGGCCCGGTCGACGCCGATCTGGCAGGCGGCGAGGCCGACGCCGTCCGCGGCGTACATGGTGGCGACCATGTCGGCCACCAGCTCCCGCAGCTCCGCGTCGTACGCCGTCACTGGCTGCTGGGCGCGGTGCATCACCTCGGTGCCCCAGCGGGTCATGGGGTGGACCGTGCCGTCGGTGGGCAGCGGTCCGTGGGGGGCATGGGGCTCGGCGTCGGGCATGGCGCCGGAGCATACGACCCGTGCGCAGGTGCGGCACAGTCGACGACTGCCGGCGTCACCGGGGCCCGGGGGAGCGGTGTGACCTGCGGCACGCGGAACAGGTGTAGCGCAATGTGTAACTCAGAGTTACATTAGGCGCATGTCCCTGATCAGCAACTTCCGCCCGGGCGGCAAGCACGGCGTGCCCGAGGATGCGAGCCACGATCCGCTCGGGCTCCTCGTCGCCGGCCTGAGCCGCCTCGCCCAGACCGACCTGCTCGACAAGGTCGGCCTGCGCAAGCAGGCCGAGCAGGTCGTCAACACCGTGACGCGCAGCGGGTTCCGCACCGTCACCAACGCCAGCCGCACCTTCAAGAAGGTCGGCTCGCGCTCCAAGCCGGGCGTGCGCGCCCCCAAGGCGGCGCCGTCCGGGGTCTTCGACCTGACGCCGAGCGAGGACGAGCAGATGCTCGTCGACCTGGTCTCGGAGTTCGCCGAGGAGGTGCTGCGTCCGGCGGCTGCCGACGCCGACGCCGCGTGCACCGCGCCGCAGGAGGTGCTCGACCAGAGCAAGGAGATCGGCCTCCCGATCCTCGGCCTGCCCGAGGAGCTCGGCGGGGTCGCCGAGGAGCGCTCGGCCATGGCCGGCACCCTGGTGGCCGAGGCACTGGCCCGGGGCGACATGGGGCTCGCCGTGGCCACTCTGGCGCCCGGCTCGGTCGCGACCGCGATCGGACTGTGGGGCACCGAGGCCCAGCAGCAGACCTACTTGCCGTCCTTCACCGGCGAGGACGTCCCGGCCGCGGCACTTGCGCTCAACGAGCCCACCGTGCTCTTCGACGTGTTCGCACCCGCGGCCACCGCCACCAAGGAGGGCGACGGCTACGTCCTGCGGGGCACCAAGAGCCTCGTGGCGCGCGGCACCGACGCCGAGCTCTTCGTCGTCGGCGCCTCGCTGGACGGCCGTCCCACGCTGTTCCTGGTGGAGTCCTCCACCGAGGGACTGAGCCTGGAGAGCGACCCCGCGATGGGCGTGCGGGCCGCCACCATGACCAAGCTGCTGCTGGACGGGGCGAAGGTCCCCGCCGACGCCGTGCTCGGCGAGACCGACGGGACGACCTACGCCGAGTGCGTCCGGCTCTCGCGGCTCGCGTGGTGCGCGCTCGCGGTCGGCACCGGCCAGGCCGTGCTGGACTACGTGACGCCCTACGTCAAGGAGCGCGAGGCCTTCGGGGAGCCGATCGCGCACCGGCAGTCGGTGGCGTTCATGGTCGCCAACATCGCCATCGAGCTGCAGGCGATGCGGCTGCTGACCCACCGCGCCGCCTCCCGCGCCGCGGCCGGCAAGGACTTCTCCAAGCAGGTCGCGCTCGCCCGCAAGGCGTGCACCGACCGGGGGATGCAGATCGGCAACGACGGCGTCCAGCTGCTCGGTGGCCACGGATTCGTCAAGGAGCACCCGGTCGAGCGGTGGTACCGCGACCTGCGTGCGATCGGGATCATGGAAGGAACGGTGCTGGTCTGATGGCCATCAATCTGGAGGTTCCCAAGAAGCATCGGGCGCTGATCGACCAGGCCCACCAGGTCGCGATGAACATGCTGCGCCCCATCTCGCGCAAGTACGACGCCGCCGAGCACGAGTACCCCAAGGAGCTCGACATGCTCGCGGCGATGATCGACGGGCTCTCCGAGTCCGGCGCGAGCGAGGGTGCCGGAGCGGCCGGCGTACGCCGTGAGGACAGCGACGACGACTCGGTGCGCAACGGCTCCAACATGGCCTCGGTGACCTCGGTCGCCGAGATGTGCTGGGGCGACACCGGACTGTTGCTCTCCATGCCCCGCCAGGGCCTGGGCAACTCCGCGATCGCGTCGGTCGCCAACGACGAGCAGCTCGCGCGCTTCGAGGGCAAGTGGGCCTCGATGGCCATCACCGAGCCGAGCTTCGGCTCGGACTCGGCGGCGATCTCGACCACGGCGGTGCTCGACGGCGACGACTACGTCATCAACGGCGAGAAGATCTACGTGACCTCCGGGGAGCGTTCCGACTGCGTCGTGGTGTGGGCGACGCTGGACAAGTCCCTCGGCCGTGCCGCGATCAAGTCCTTCGTCGTGGAGAAGGGCACGCCCGGCCTGAAGGTCGAGCGGCTGGAGGAGAAGCTCGGCATCCGGGCCTCCGACACCGCGGTGATCACCTTCACCGACTGCCGGGTGCCCAAGGAGAACCTGCTGGGCGATCCCGAGATCGACACCAGCAAGGGCTTCGCCGGTGCCATGGCGACCTTCGACAACACCCGTCCGCTGGTCGCCGCCATGGCGATCGGCTGCGCCCGGGCGTCGCTGGACCTCACCCGCGACCTGCTCGCCCGAGCCGGTGTCGAGGTGGACTACGACCAGCCCGCCATGCTCCAGAGCGCTGCCGCGGCACGGTTCCTGCAGCTGGAGTCGGACTGGGAGGGTGCGCGCCTGCTGACCCTCCAGGCCGCGTGGATGGCCGACAACCGCAAGCCCAACTCGCTCGAGGCCTCCATGGCGAAGGCCAAGGCGGGACGGGTCGGCTCCGACGTGACGCTCAGCTGTGTCGAGCTGTGCGCGTCGGTGGGCTACAGCGAGGACGAGCTGCTGGAGAAGTGGGCCCGTGACTCCAAGATCCTCGACATCTTCGAGGGCACCCAGCAGATCCAGCAGCTCATCGTGGCGCGCCGGGTCCTCGGGCTGTCCAGCGCTGAGCTGAAGTGACCGAGGCTCCCGCTGCCGGTGTCACCTCGTGGTGGCCCGGTGGCGGGAGGTCCGCGGCAGCGAAGGCCGCGTCGACGGCGTCCCGGACGTCGGCGGCGCGGTCTCGTGGCGTCAGGGCGACGGCGGAGCCCCCGAAGCCACCGCCGACCAGACGGGCACCCAGGGCGCCTGCGGTGAGGGCGCTGTCGACGGCGAGGTCCAACGCGCTCGTCGAGGCGGCGAAGTCGTCGCGCAGCGAGCGGTGGGATGCGGTCAGGGC comes from Nocardioides panacisoli and encodes:
- a CDS encoding sulfite exporter TauE/SafE family protein, with the translated sequence MPLHELLLIALAGSAAGMINTIVGSGTLITFPTLLAFGVPPVTANISNAIGMIPGAAAGAYGYRRELAGQRDRVVRLSVATLLGAIIGAVLLLVLPASAFEAIVPVLILLGVVLVVLQPRISARVAARHAHLGGLPEHGARWVWPATGAVGVYCGYFGAAQGVLLMGVLGSGIDDALQRLNAVKNVLAAVGNAVASVIFVAVAADRIDWLIAAVIAVGAVAGAGVGATVGRRLPSPVLRAVIAVVGLTAVAVLLLDR
- a CDS encoding alpha/beta hydrolase, whose translation is MPGTQADVLGAPWVADTLELAPDDEGEAVATLVHRGRRRHDAAMLHVHGFSDYFFHTEYAAWWLERGFDPFGLDLRKYGRSLRPHQTPTYVDDLATYFEDLDAAWERVTAHHDRVVLSGHSTGGLVVALWADSRRPAELAGLVLNSPWLDLQGKPWLRSPVADFALDKLGTLQPLRELERDVTGFYARSLHRDHEGEWAFDLAWKPLESFPVRYGWLRAIRRGHAQVRAGLDVPAPVLVLSSDRSAWPTEMNEDVFRCDIVLDVAHIRRWATAIGHHVTYAAVPGAQHDVVLSRPEPRALAYEEIQRWTHAYLT
- a CDS encoding LLM class flavin-dependent oxidoreductase — translated: MQIGIFSVGDVTPDPTTGRTPTEHERIRATVEIAKKADEIGLDVFATGEHHNPPFVSSAPTTTLAWIGAQTENLILSTATTLITTTDPVLIAENYAKLQHLTGGRVDLMLGRGNTGPVYPWFGKDIRDGLNLAIENYDLLHRLWREDVVNWQGRFRTPLQGFTSTPRPLDGAPPFVWHGSIRSPEIAEQAAYYGNGFFHNHIFWPPSHAGQMIDLYRRRFEHYGHGAADQAIVGLGGQFFMRPNSQDAWKEFRPYFDVAPVYGHGPSLEDFASQTPLTVGSPQQVLERTLGFREYAGDYQRQLFLVDHAGLPLKTVLEQLDLLGEILPALRAGFAEGRPDHVPDAPTHDSLAASASQREEVDA
- a CDS encoding FMN reductase; this translates as MIRVAVVSAGLGAPSSTRLLADLLGEATERAVAARGESVETTHVELRPLARALADHLVTGFPADDLAAALRSVQHADAVIAVTPVFAASYSGLFKTFFDVVEPGALDGTPVLVAATAGTARHSLVLEHAMRPLFAHLRAAPVPTGVFAASEDFGDAGAGGVTGSLQKRVDRAAAELAALLATDAGAAPTPRRRSVEDEFADPTPFETLLRGARQGDDD
- a CDS encoding acyl-CoA dehydrogenase family protein produces the protein MRRTVFDEDHEAFRKTLRSFIESEVAPHYQEWFDEGLVPRDLYRKLGELGVWGIEVPEEYGGAGIDSFKFSAIVSEETTRAGVSFGGASAHVNLCLPYLLQLGTEEQLQRWLPGFVAGETMFAIAMTEPGTGSDLAGMRTTAKKSEDGSHYVLNGAKTFITGGVHADRVIVCARTAPATEDNRRHGISLLVVDTTSQGYEVGRKLDKIGLRTSDTAELSFSDVVVPAEDLLGEEHEGFSYLGQNLPRERLGIAFGAYAQAAAAVRFAQAYTEDRTVFGKPVASFQNTKFELAACKAEVDAAQAVVDRALEAEDAGELTAAEAASAKLFCTEVADRVIDRCLQLHGGYGFMNEYPIARLYTDNRVNRIYGGTSEVMKMIIAKQMGL
- the cobA gene encoding uroporphyrinogen-III C-methyltransferase; this translates as MDDSTLYPSGLRLDGRRVLVVGGGEVAQRRVPQLIAAGADVHVVSPDVTPAIEGLVGSGEVSWHRREFAEADLAEAWYAVAATDDAGVNQRVSAAAEQHRVFCVRADDAQQGTAWTPAVGRHDGLTVAVLGSREPRRSAALRDEVVEGLREGRLGSAPERPRTAGVTLVGGGPGRPELMSIAGYQALMEADVVVADRLAPRELLGDLPDDVELLDVAKLPRGRSAQQEAINQVIVERALAGSRVVRFKGGDNFVFGRGYEEVIACREAGVPVTVIPGLTSPVAVPAVAGIPVTHRGITHDFTVVSGHLPPGHPESLVAWDAIARMQGTVVLMMAVHNAPAIATALVEGGRAPGTPVAVVCDGTMPTERTVLATLGTLADQLEAERVQAPAIIVVGEVVRVAHPEVGD
- a CDS encoding TrmH family RNA methyltransferase; amino-acid sequence: MATLVDVTDAADPRLADYRDLRDVQLRKHLEAEHGLFLAEGEKVVRRAVEAGHEPRSFLMAPRWIDGLADVLDRTDAPCYVVSEDLAEQVTGFHVHRGALASLQRRPLPAVADVLAGARSVLVLEDIVDHTNVGAIIRCGAALDFDAVLLAPRCADPLYRRAIKVAMGSVFTLPWTRVPDWRAALPDLSAAGFTTLALTLAEDAVPIEEAVADVDRVALVLGSEGHGLSSHWERSADRRAVIPMAAGVDSLNVAAATAIACYVTQQR